Proteins co-encoded in one Cinclus cinclus chromosome 17, bCinCin1.1, whole genome shotgun sequence genomic window:
- the VPS29 gene encoding vacuolar protein sorting-associated protein 29: PVSVTLSPLLSLKLVLVLGDLHIPHRCNSLPAKFKKLLVPGKIQHILCTGNLCTKDTYDYLKTLAGDVHVVRGDFDENLNYPEQKVVTVGQFKIGLIHGHQVIPWGDMASLALLQRQFDVDILISGHTHKFEAFEHENKFYINPGSATGAYHALENNIIPSFVLMDIQASTVVTYVYQLIGDDVKVERIEYKKS; the protein is encoded by the exons CCCGTGTCTGTCAccctctctcccctcctttccctgaagttggtgctggtgctgggagaTCTCCACATCCCCCATCGCTGCAACAGCCTCCCGGCCAAGTTCAAAAAGCTGCTGGTGCCTGGCAAGATCCAACACATCCTGTGCACGGGGAACCTCTGCACCAAGGACACCTATGACTACCTCAAGACCCTGGCTGGGGATGTCCATGTTGTCAGAGGGGACTTTGATGAG aacCTGAATTATCCCGAGCAGAAAGTTGTGACTGTTGGACAGTTCAAAATTGGGCTGATTCATGGCCACCAGGTGATCCCCTGGGGTGACATggccagcctggcactgctccaGAGGCAGTTTGATGTGGACATCCTCATTtcaggacacacacacaaatttgAGGCATTTGAACACGAAAATAAATTCTATATCAACCCAGGATCAGCTACAGGAGCCTACCATGCCTTAGAGAA CAACATCATTCCTTCATTTGTGCTGATGGACATCCAGGCTTCTACAGTAGTTACATATGTCTATCAACTAATTGGAGATGATGTGAAGGTAGAAAGAATTGAGTACAAGAAATCCTAA
- the RAD9B gene encoding LOW QUALITY PROTEIN: cell cycle checkpoint control protein RAD9B (The sequence of the model RefSeq protein was modified relative to this genomic sequence to represent the inferred CDS: inserted 3 bases in 2 codons; deleted 1 base in 1 codon) codes for MKCVIGGAQLRVFGRAIHAIARISDEFWFDPIEKGLALRSVNSSRSAYACVFFSSMFFQHYCWTAVSQPCQKEKQLSLPCKLIIKSVLPVFRCVNVLERNVEKCSISTNPSEHHITFQLLCRHGVVKTYNLTFQECDPLQAVFAKHMCPNILKVHSRLLADVMIHFPTSQEEITLSVTPMKVCFKSYTEEDTDFSRTMLTEIQLSPEEFDYFQVGVDSEVTFCLKELRGLLAFSEAASVPVSVHFDRCGKPIAFSIEDLLLEASFILATLCEAEEEAVSPEPACCPRPWDSSRTGVERSDQTFMDGTNNTHRATSKEPQQKRNTPSMGSAKTPSALAKQEVKTFPRGTGRDVPGRAGAARVEAAGGEATEAPYEVREXPHSCPLAEHPHVHWGFQWDQLSQQHSWKTPTLLGTLLGGXWVSLGNAAAEKEFKVAKASQRVNVQILYHGILTCTNIAFSSSTPCSLEPSLTRKRPLVTPSRVW; via the exons ATGAAATGCGTGATCGGGGGCGCGCAGCTCCGAG TGTTTGGAAGAGCAATACATGCCATAGCACGAATTAGTGATGAATTTTGGTTTGACCCCATAGAGAAAGGT CTTGCCTTAAGATCAGTGAATTCCTCGAGGTCAGCATATGCATGTGTGTTCTTCTCATCCATGTTTTTCCAACATTACTGCTGgacagctgtgtcccagccgTGTCAGAAGGAGAAGCAGTTATCCCTCCCCTGTAAATTGATAATTAAG tcaGTTCTCCCTGTGTTTAGATGTGTAAATGTGCTGGAAAGGAATGTAGAGAAATGCAGCATCTCCACCAACCCCAGTGAGCACCACATCAccttccagctcctctgcaggcacG GTGTTGTAAAAACCTATAACCTGACATTTCAAGAGTGTGATCCCTTGCAGGCTGTTTTTGCAAAACACATGTGTCCAAACATTCTTAAAGTCCACTCCAG GCTGCTGGCTGATGTGATGATTCACTTCCCAACCAGTCAAGAAGAAATAACCTTGTCAGTAACTCCAATGAAAGTTTGTTTCAAGAGTTACACTGAAGAAGACACTG ACTTTTCAAGGACAATGCTTACTGAGATACAGCTCAGTCCAGAGGAATTTGACTACTTTCAAGTTGGAGTAGATTCTGAAGTGACATTTTGCCTTAAAGAATTGAGG gggctgctggcatTTTCCGAAGCCGCGAGCGTTCCCGTGTCCGTCCACTTCGACAGATGTGGGAA ACCCATTGCTTTCAGCATTGAGGACCTGCTGCTGGAGGCCAGCTTTATCCTGGCCACCTTGTgtgaggctgaggaggaggcagtTTCCCCAGAGCCTGCCTGCTGCCCACGGCCCTGGGACAG CTCAAGGACTGGCGTGGAAAGATCTGACCAGACCTTCATGGATGGAACCAacaacacacacagagccactTCCAAAGAGCCACAGCAGAAGAGAAACACTCCAAGTATGGGCTCGGCAAAAACCCCAAGTGCTTTGGCAAAACAAGAGGTAAAAACCTTTCCCAGAGGCACAGGGAGGGAtgtgccaggcagagcaggagcagccagggtggaggcagcaggaggagaggcCACAGAGGCTCCTTATGAGGTGAGGG CTCCCCACAGCTGCCCTTTGGCTGAGCACCCCCACGTGCACTGGGGGTTTCAGTGGGATCAGctgtcacagcagcacagctggaaaaccCCAACACTGCTGGGAACACTCCTGGGGGG GTGGGTttcactgggaaatgctgct gcCGAGAAAGAATTTAAAGTGGCAAAAGCTTCACAAAGAGTTAATGTCCAAATTCTGTATCATGGAATTCTTACCTGTACAAATATTGCATTTTCCAGTTCCACTCCTTGTTCTTTGGAGCCATCTCTTACAAGAAAGAGGCCATTGGTGACACCTTCCAGAGTTTGGTGA